One Mycoplasmopsis caviae DNA segment encodes these proteins:
- a CDS encoding DUF2179 domain-containing protein, with amino-acid sequence MNNANNEQNKNDKRVEVEIKRSKVRQSFLHFGTLYRVKKLRVQVILSVLIGLIFGIGQFLLVQITGLYNLGLDAFCQSVARIAKHFIINDKIANIVYNSLFWIINLLANIPLFILGYKKINKRFGFLTIIFMSTATIFGLIIGYIPGSDGWFIFTHIKAEELTWEKAQFSDLTIFVYAMVWAFLQAGIAAALLIISSSTGGSDVLGVYWSHKTFKDVGGTFIFVHLAFLTVANLIGTYIPLITKPTGGFKVDAFKPEYFFNPSFVAGIIMVLINGVVLNVLFPKYKIVKAEIYSSKIPQIQDKINTLTNVRFATSHLSVKGGYSGQEQEVLLTMCLYLDAALLLEIVREFDQNALFTVTDLKKADGYFYVSVENYKSLFTKTLERRERKNKDNKQEQSDTNINQSSLD; translated from the coding sequence ATGAATAACGCAAATAATGAACAGAACAAAAATGACAAGAGAGTTGAAGTTGAAATCAAGAGATCAAAGGTGAGACAATCATTTTTGCATTTTGGGACATTATATCGTGTTAAAAAACTTAGGGTTCAAGTGATCTTGAGTGTCTTAATTGGTTTAATTTTTGGGATTGGCCAATTTCTCTTAGTCCAAATAACAGGCCTTTATAATCTTGGGTTAGACGCGTTTTGTCAATCAGTAGCCAGAATTGCAAAGCATTTTATAATAAATGATAAGATTGCTAATATTGTCTATAATTCTTTATTTTGAATAATTAACTTGCTTGCTAATATTCCTTTATTTATATTGGGTTATAAAAAAATTAATAAACGTTTTGGTTTTCTAACAATAATATTTATGTCAACAGCCACAATTTTCGGTTTAATAATTGGTTATATACCAGGGAGCGATGGTTGATTTATATTTACACACATTAAAGCAGAAGAGTTAACATGAGAAAAAGCACAATTTAGTGATTTGACTATCTTTGTTTATGCAATGGTTTGAGCATTCTTGCAAGCAGGAATTGCAGCTGCACTATTGATAATTAGTTCAAGTACAGGTGGAAGCGATGTTCTTGGTGTTTATTGATCTCACAAAACATTTAAGGATGTGGGTGGTACATTTATATTTGTTCATTTAGCATTTTTAACAGTAGCAAATTTAATTGGTACATATATTCCATTAATAACTAAACCGACCGGTGGTTTTAAAGTAGACGCATTTAAGCCTGAATATTTCTTTAATCCATCATTTGTGGCTGGCATAATTATGGTTTTAATAAATGGTGTTGTCTTAAATGTTTTATTTCCAAAATATAAAATTGTTAAAGCTGAAATTTATTCTTCAAAGATTCCACAAATTCAAGACAAAATTAATACATTGACGAACGTTCGCTTTGCAACAAGTCACTTAAGTGTTAAAGGTGGTTATTCAGGTCAAGAACAGGAAGTATTATTAACAATGTGTTTATATTTAGATGCAGCTCTCTTACTTGAAATTGTGCGCGAGTTTGACCAAAATGCTTTATTTACAGTTACAGACCTTAAAAAAGCAGATGGATATTTCTATGTTTCTGTTGAAAATTATAAGAGTTTATTTACTAAAACACTTGAACGTAGAGAACGCAAAAACAAAGATAATAAACAAGAACAAAGCGACACTAACATTAATCAAAGTTCATTAGACTAA
- a CDS encoding lipoprotein 17-related variable surface protein, with protein sequence MKNKIKLSLIFTTISAGTLPLASCYGTDKKEEEIKAQDDFRLKSIANINNAVFDQGQKVYKISNTTKVASEIEKEHIKWESVSGKYSYTIDKLDANDSKGELEIFLTQKKGTSEISKFTIRFQGFYVDKFDEKLNFIESFDLKEKEKYTVKEYVAKFDNLQKLQSNLVLKTSNNKDLNTFLNEYEVSIKSITIEEISTFDGEANLKVTFENKTKSKTKEIVYKLVGFKKEIQTLEKVLKSIFDRIDVLEDKKNSNVFNYQISDLRYFKNNLLVDATQEFAKKGIIVKQKETDSSSYETDAFAGMLKVNITFGWSDLNKSETFTWSEIVEGFKEIKNNTELENSFNVDLKEKSNKTAQEYANNFNALDDAQKEAHIEFTNPEYQNSFAKLKSEEAIESLKFEIKVIDNFLGKVELIIKWQQWKQLPYTCKKIIVGFVQKESIEQIMNKVTNVNLSDKETKTVEEYISENKDNLTNKITATTPDSSTLVDYLTSKKVKIDKHELININPVEGVAKLKLTLSYLDKSQEGAVIEYTISGFKKVNSLNDDRFKNLINSLEIINSPNNYYGDFVKEISLLKLQYTNPDNNKKEDFNEENLKKLNISQIDFTQNLYEVKQIENKHKIVVNVKYTISGSGETKSVELVLKEGTFGYNSQTFVEEIKASLDANFDPETVKDSDLKYDQSKKDKETTTNSLFKFVSVQIDWPKQDSYKKDLQSKGQVRVKYIFINSETNKEYEVHDIIEGGKKKPKTTDVDVEKLKELAQNNTIFTIDKTHSNYSSDIEAIKKMIGTDGKGKNRLDQVNNKNKFQLRKGSKNNGTVLESIKLSEDAWKCFTTKKKINDFIASPSRFNTGHKAGISKYMCFGLDNSGKLVIMFSIVDVEGNRTDYQMPVE encoded by the coding sequence ATGAAAAATAAAATTAAATTGAGTCTAATTTTTACTACAATTAGTGCTGGTACTTTACCATTAGCATCCTGCTATGGTACTGATAAAAAAGAAGAAGAAATAAAAGCACAAGATGACTTTAGACTTAAGTCAATTGCTAATATTAATAACGCTGTTTTTGATCAAGGACAAAAAGTTTATAAAATTAGCAACACTACTAAAGTAGCTAGTGAAATTGAGAAAGAACATATAAAATGAGAAAGTGTAAGTGGTAAATATTCTTACACAATTGACAAGTTAGATGCTAATGATTCAAAAGGTGAATTAGAAATTTTTCTTACGCAGAAAAAAGGTACAAGCGAAATTTCTAAATTCACTATTAGATTTCAAGGATTTTATGTTGACAAATTTGACGAAAAGCTCAATTTTATAGAGAGTTTTGACTTAAAAGAAAAAGAGAAGTACACTGTTAAAGAATATGTTGCTAAATTTGATAATCTGCAAAAATTACAATCAAATTTAGTATTAAAGACTTCAAATAATAAAGATTTAAACACATTTCTTAATGAATATGAAGTTTCAATTAAAAGCATAACAATTGAAGAAATTAGTACATTTGATGGTGAAGCAAATTTAAAAGTTACATTTGAAAACAAAACTAAATCAAAAACAAAAGAGATTGTTTACAAATTAGTTGGTTTTAAAAAAGAAATTCAAACACTCGAAAAGGTTTTAAAATCTATTTTTGACAGAATTGATGTTTTAGAGGATAAAAAGAATTCAAATGTGTTTAACTATCAAATTAGCGATTTAAGATATTTTAAAAATAATCTATTGGTTGATGCTACACAAGAATTTGCTAAAAAAGGTATTATAGTAAAACAAAAAGAGACTGATTCTTCATCATATGAAACTGATGCTTTTGCTGGTATGTTGAAAGTTAATATAACTTTTGGTTGAAGTGATCTAAATAAAAGCGAAACGTTTACTTGAAGTGAAATTGTTGAAGGATTTAAAGAAATTAAAAATAATACAGAACTAGAAAATTCCTTTAATGTTGATCTAAAAGAAAAATCAAATAAAACCGCTCAAGAATATGCAAATAATTTTAATGCACTTGATGATGCACAAAAAGAAGCACACATTGAATTCACAAATCCAGAATATCAAAATAGTTTTGCTAAACTTAAATCTGAAGAAGCAATTGAAAGTTTAAAATTCGAAATTAAGGTAATTGATAATTTCTTAGGCAAAGTTGAACTAATAATTAAATGACAACAATGAAAACAATTACCATATACCTGCAAAAAAATAATAGTTGGTTTTGTTCAAAAGGAATCGATTGAACAAATAATGAATAAGGTAACTAACGTTAACCTTAGTGATAAAGAAACAAAAACTGTTGAAGAATACATAAGTGAAAACAAGGACAACCTAACTAATAAGATAACTGCTACCACTCCAGACTCAAGCACATTAGTTGATTATTTAACCTCAAAAAAAGTCAAAATTGACAAACATGAATTAATTAATATCAATCCTGTTGAAGGTGTTGCTAAATTGAAATTAACTTTGAGTTACCTTGACAAAAGCCAAGAGGGTGCTGTAATTGAATATACAATTAGTGGATTTAAAAAAGTTAATTCATTGAATGATGACAGATTTAAAAACTTAATTAACTCATTAGAAATCATAAACAGTCCAAACAACTACTATGGCGATTTTGTAAAAGAAATTAGTCTTCTTAAATTACAATATACAAACCCAGATAATAATAAAAAAGAAGACTTCAATGAAGAAAATCTCAAGAAGTTAAATATTAGTCAAATTGATTTTACTCAAAATCTTTATGAAGTTAAGCAAATTGAAAACAAACACAAAATAGTTGTAAATGTTAAATATACTATCAGCGGTTCTGGTGAAACAAAATCAGTTGAACTTGTCTTAAAAGAGGGAACTTTCGGTTATAATTCTCAAACTTTTGTTGAAGAAATTAAGGCAAGCCTTGATGCTAACTTCGATCCAGAAACAGTTAAAGATAGTGATCTAAAATATGACCAAAGTAAAAAAGATAAAGAAACAACAACTAATTCTTTATTCAAATTTGTTTCAGTTCAAATAGATTGACCTAAACAAGATAGTTATAAAAAAGATCTTCAAAGTAAAGGACAAGTTAGAGTTAAATATATCTTTATAAATAGTGAAACAAATAAAGAATATGAAGTGCATGACATTATCGAAGGTGGTAAAAAGAAACCTAAAACAACGGATGTTGATGTTGAAAAGTTAAAAGAGTTAGCACAAAATAACACTATATTCACTATTGATAAGACTCATTCAAATTACAGTTCAGATATTGAAGCAATTAAAAAAATGATCGGGACAGATGGAAAGGGCAAAAATAGACTAGATCAAGTAAATAATAAAAACAAGTTCCAACTTAGAAAAGGAAGTAAAAATAATGGAACAGTGCTTGAGTCTATTAAACTAAGTGAAGATGCTTGAAAATGTTTTACAACTAAGAAGAAAATAAATGATTTTATTGCTTCTCCAAGTAGATTTAACACAGGTCATAAAGCAGGAATATCTAAGTATATGTGTTTCGGCTTAGATAATAGTGGAAAATTAGTAATAATGTTCTCAATTGTTGATGTTGAAGGTAATAGAACAGATTATCAAATGCCAGTTGAGTAG
- a CDS encoding DUF2188 domain-containing protein: MAESKNNKEATIYHVTPKGLGWQVKGVGNSRPTKIVKTQKEAIELANEIAKKRGGSVLIHKTTGRVRDSISYKDKK; the protein is encoded by the coding sequence ATGGCTGAGTCAAAAAATAATAAAGAAGCAACCATTTACCATGTAACACCAAAAGGTTTAGGGTGACAAGTTAAGGGTGTTGGTAATTCAAGACCAACAAAAATTGTTAAAACCCAAAAAGAAGCAATTGAATTAGCAAATGAAATAGCAAAAAAACGTGGTGGTTCTGTATTAATTCACAAAACAACAGGTCGTGTTAGAGATTCAATTAGTTACAAGGACAAAAAATAA
- the secA gene encoding preprotein translocase subunit SecA, producing the protein MSFNFKSTEMRIAEKTLKKINQFEPLISRLSDDELKQKTHQFKTRLAEGETLERMRPEVFAVCREATKRVLGKRPFDVQMIGGVLLDLSSIAEMKTGEGKTITSIAPVYLNALEGKGAIVSTVNEYLTERDAEEMGQVFNFLGMTVGVNKAQMDPYLKRKAYDCDITYSVHSELGFDYLRDNMAQSLSEKVQRGLHFCLIDEADSILIDEAKTPLIISGGGSSGPNGKVSNANIYYAADQFVRTLDEKDYEIDEETKAISLTSSGIEKANKFFNFKNLYDIENSEIVHRVQNALRAHKIMRDNVEYIVRDGKIELVDAFTGRVMEGRSYSEGLQQAIQAKEIVEIEFETKTLATITYQNFFRMFDKLCGMTGTAKTEEQEFIDIYNMRVNVVPTNKPVIRQDLDDSIYASYDAKWKAVTEKIKELYEKGQPVLVGTAQIEDSEILHKYLYNANIPHTVLNAKQNASEAEIISKAGQVKSITIATNMAGRGTDIKPSKEALELGGLYVIGTDRAESRRIDNQLRGRSGRQGDPGVSKFYISLDDQLMRRFSNYEEFKESYASEGDKEITSKTLLHGFKQAQKKIEGFNYDSRKSVLHYDDVIRQQRDLFYAQRDLILINEDVSFIVERMIKKTAQILSNYPNFKEKNGLFKHQVFTDYINNVFLGQGTKERLIYEEVKKIHDADIKDFLADKLISFYKKWKSIAGENVREDFEYIAWYEKDIVLRIIDSYWQSHIDTMDKLRSNVNLVQYSQKNPYQVYTDEGSRKFDQMLENIAYDVTKTIFDDRLGVPSIIPLEVQEDPLFDQIQNTIIFNENTSPEDKEIQLLEMYNNIKKQIDSNNDN; encoded by the coding sequence ATGAGTTTTAATTTTAAATCAACTGAAATGCGTATTGCAGAAAAAACATTGAAAAAAATTAATCAATTTGAACCACTAATTTCTCGTTTAAGTGATGATGAACTTAAACAAAAAACACATCAATTTAAAACAAGACTTGCAGAGGGCGAAACGTTAGAAAGAATGAGACCTGAGGTTTTTGCGGTTTGTCGAGAAGCCACAAAAAGGGTTTTAGGTAAGAGACCTTTTGATGTGCAAATGATTGGTGGTGTTCTACTTGATTTAAGTTCAATTGCAGAAATGAAAACTGGTGAAGGTAAGACAATTACTTCTATTGCACCAGTTTATTTGAATGCTCTTGAAGGTAAAGGTGCAATTGTTTCAACAGTTAATGAATATCTTACTGAACGTGACGCAGAAGAAATGGGTCAAGTATTCAACTTTCTTGGCATGACAGTTGGTGTTAATAAAGCTCAAATGGATCCATATTTAAAAAGAAAAGCTTATGATTGTGATATAACATATTCAGTTCACTCAGAATTAGGTTTTGATTATTTACGTGATAATATGGCACAATCTCTTAGTGAAAAAGTTCAACGTGGTTTACACTTTTGCTTAATTGATGAGGCTGATTCAATTTTAATTGATGAGGCCAAGACACCTCTTATTATTTCAGGTGGTGGAAGTAGTGGACCAAACGGCAAGGTTTCTAATGCTAACATTTATTATGCAGCCGATCAATTTGTTCGAACACTAGATGAAAAGGATTATGAAATTGATGAAGAAACAAAAGCAATTTCATTAACTTCAAGTGGTATAGAAAAAGCAAATAAGTTCTTCAACTTTAAGAACCTTTATGACATTGAAAACTCTGAAATAGTTCACCGTGTTCAAAACGCCTTAAGAGCTCATAAAATAATGAGAGATAATGTTGAATATATTGTTAGAGATGGCAAAATTGAATTAGTTGATGCTTTTACAGGCCGTGTTATGGAAGGTAGATCATATTCTGAAGGTCTACAACAAGCAATACAAGCTAAAGAAATTGTCGAAATTGAATTTGAAACAAAAACATTAGCTACTATTACATATCAAAACTTTTTCCGTATGTTTGATAAACTTTGTGGAATGACAGGTACAGCAAAAACTGAAGAACAAGAGTTTATTGACATTTACAACATGCGTGTAAATGTTGTACCAACAAATAAGCCAGTAATTAGACAAGACTTAGATGATTCAATTTATGCATCATATGATGCAAAATGAAAAGCAGTTACTGAAAAAATTAAAGAACTTTATGAAAAAGGTCAACCTGTTTTAGTTGGTACGGCACAAATAGAAGATAGTGAAATACTTCACAAATATTTATATAATGCAAATATTCCACACACTGTCTTGAATGCTAAGCAAAATGCATCAGAAGCTGAAATTATTTCAAAGGCTGGACAAGTTAAATCAATTACAATTGCAACAAATATGGCTGGCCGTGGAACTGATATTAAACCAAGTAAAGAAGCACTTGAATTAGGTGGTCTCTATGTAATTGGCACCGATAGAGCAGAAAGTAGAAGAATTGACAACCAATTACGAGGTCGTAGTGGTCGTCAAGGTGATCCTGGTGTTTCTAAGTTTTATATTTCACTTGATGATCAATTGATGAGACGTTTTTCTAACTATGAAGAATTCAAGGAATCTTATGCATCAGAAGGCGACAAAGAAATAACTTCAAAAACACTTTTACATGGTTTTAAACAAGCTCAAAAGAAAATTGAGGGTTTTAACTATGATAGTCGTAAAAGTGTTCTTCATTATGATGATGTTATTAGACAGCAAAGAGACTTATTCTATGCACAACGTGACCTAATTTTGATTAATGAAGATGTTTCATTTATTGTTGAAAGAATGATAAAGAAAACAGCACAAATTTTAAGCAATTACCCTAATTTCAAAGAAAAAAATGGTTTATTTAAGCACCAAGTATTTACTGATTATATAAATAATGTTTTCTTAGGTCAAGGTACAAAAGAACGATTGATTTATGAAGAGGTTAAAAAGATTCATGATGCTGATATTAAAGACTTTTTAGCTGATAAATTGATTTCATTTTATAAGAAATGAAAATCAATTGCTGGCGAAAATGTACGAGAAGATTTTGAGTATATTGCCTGATATGAAAAAGATATTGTTTTAAGAATAATTGATAGTTATTGACAAAGTCATATTGATACAATGGATAAATTACGATCTAATGTAAACCTTGTTCAATACTCTCAAAAGAATCCTTATCAGGTTTATACTGATGAAGGTAGCAGGAAATTTGATCAAATGCTTGAAAACATAGCCTATGATGTAACAAAAACAATATTTGATGATCGATTAGGTGTTCCATCAATTATTCCACTTGAAGTTCAAGAAGATCCGCTATTTGATCAAATTCAAAACACAATTATTTTTAATGAAAATACTTCACCTGAAGACAAAGAAATACAACTTCTTGAAATGTATAATAATATTAAGAAACAAATTGATAGCAATAATGATAATTAG
- a CDS encoding endonuclease, with protein MRTKTKIGIVVGANIIVTGALFSALAISTSLVKRDRETKQDDIIKQYRDINVKPVIDLTTKINQFSKPKAEWFNFEGKAIWEEVKNIKTSYDPATKLLTLNYELFDTKTYKTTYLKTSIFVINLGTNTPGQPNNPPVNPGETNTPAQPNNAVKVVGKYIYDSSNNYYSSLQGLKGEELFIALLGNQQSRINNIKGYDYLYTVYQDCFIDKYFEKDGTILDIYSENPNGDDPYTFTWSKKHKGGRSEGDGFNREHLIPQSWFAKKQPARNDAHFIWPTDIKVNALRGNLPHDNVSRPSRTSLNGTKISSTACEPIDAFKGDIARAYFYFAITHINSLVSHAQGDKVFNRSSFPYVKQHFLSVYSQWSIKDQIDIIDIERNNAIASHYGGLRNPFSDYPELTDLIWGNNNKVFENHGIMTGLNQ; from the coding sequence ATGAGAACTAAAACAAAAATTGGTATCGTGGTTGGTGCAAACATTATTGTTACTGGTGCATTATTTTCAGCATTAGCAATATCTACATCATTAGTAAAGCGAGATCGCGAAACTAAGCAAGATGATATTATTAAACAATATAGAGATATTAATGTTAAGCCTGTTATTGATTTAACTACGAAGATTAATCAGTTCTCAAAACCAAAGGCTGAATGATTTAATTTTGAAGGTAAAGCAATTTGAGAAGAAGTAAAAAATATTAAGACTTCATATGATCCGGCAACAAAATTGTTAACACTGAATTATGAACTATTTGACACAAAAACCTATAAAACAACTTATTTAAAAACAAGTATTTTTGTAATTAATTTAGGGACCAATACACCAGGTCAACCAAATAATCCACCAGTAAATCCTGGTGAAACTAATACACCTGCTCAGCCAAATAATGCGGTAAAAGTAGTTGGCAAATACATATATGATTCATCAAATAACTACTACTCATCACTTCAAGGATTAAAAGGCGAGGAATTGTTTATAGCACTATTAGGAAATCAACAAAGTAGAATTAATAATATTAAAGGTTATGACTATCTTTACACAGTTTACCAAGACTGCTTCATTGATAAATATTTTGAAAAAGATGGCACAATTTTAGACATTTATTCTGAAAATCCAAATGGTGATGACCCATATACTTTTACTTGAAGCAAAAAACATAAAGGCGGAAGAAGCGAAGGAGACGGTTTTAATCGAGAACACTTAATTCCGCAATCATGATTTGCTAAAAAACAACCTGCTAGAAATGATGCTCACTTTATATGACCAACAGATATTAAGGTCAATGCACTTCGTGGAAACTTACCACATGATAACGTTAGCAGGCCTTCTCGAACAAGCTTAAATGGAACCAAAATTAGTTCTACTGCCTGTGAACCAATTGATGCCTTTAAAGGTGACATTGCTCGTGCTTATTTCTATTTTGCTATAACTCATATTAATAGTTTAGTTAGTCATGCTCAAGGTGATAAAGTATTTAATAGAAGTTCATTTCCATATGTAAAACAACACTTCTTAAGCGTTTATTCTCAATGGTCAATTAAAGACCAAATTGATATTATTGATATTGAACGTAACAATGCAATAGCTAGTCATTATGGTGGCCTTAGAAACCCATTTAGTGATTATCCTGAACTAACTGATCTAATTTGAGGAAATAACAATAAGGTTTTTGAAAACCATGGAATTATGACAGGCCTAAATCAATAA
- the uvrB gene encoding excinuclease ABC subunit UvrB: MSIYKLSSSYQPAGHQPQAISELVENIKANMKHQVLKGVTGSGKTFTIANVIKEFDRPVLVLSHNKTLASQLYSELKGFFPHNNVEYYVSYFDYYRPEAYIPSSDTYIDKVSQGNKELDAMRMSAMNSLMSRNDTIVVASVSAIYGALNPSEYYASVFVIEVGMQIKRDEFFKKLVQRNYKRNQIDLELGSFSSKGDAVYIQPAHSDQYLIRIDFFGDEIDSITTCHPLTKEIIEHHKQYTIFPGDAYTVDRSVINEACEKILEELEERIKYFESNNQLIEAQRIKERVEKDVDSLREFGICPGIENYARFMDRRKEGERPYTLLDYFSGKNPLLIIDESHMMIPQLNGMYAGDYSRKKNLVDYGFRLPSALDNRPLKFSEFESQFNFQTIYISATPDDYELNKTYGLLTKLYVRPTGLLDPKIEVRSSKNQVEDIFDELQKQKEKNERTLILTTTKRLSEELSRHYLERGQKIAYIHSEHNTFERNEILRKLRKGVYDCVIGINLLREGVDLPEVSLIIVLDADKEGFMRSTKSLIQISGRAARNANGRVIFYGDKVTKSMQECIEDNEIKRAMQIAYNKEHNIVPKTISKPIPEPLVGEGISGEIEFFFKNEKRNQSKSSKQAKEELIKKLREQMNQAAKELDYERAIELRDIILELQAGSNKVSNE, from the coding sequence ATGTCAATTTATAAGTTATCTTCATCATATCAACCAGCAGGCCACCAACCACAAGCCATTAGCGAACTAGTTGAAAATATTAAAGCAAATATGAAGCATCAAGTACTTAAAGGGGTAACTGGCAGTGGAAAAACCTTTACTATTGCTAATGTTATCAAGGAATTTGATCGCCCCGTTCTAGTTCTTAGCCACAATAAAACCCTTGCTTCACAACTCTATAGTGAACTTAAGGGCTTTTTTCCGCACAATAATGTTGAATATTATGTTTCTTATTTTGACTACTATCGCCCTGAAGCTTATATACCATCCTCAGATACATATATTGATAAAGTGTCTCAAGGTAATAAGGAATTAGATGCAATGCGAATGTCAGCAATGAATTCACTAATGTCAAGAAATGATACTATAGTTGTAGCATCAGTTTCTGCTATTTATGGTGCTCTTAATCCAAGCGAATACTATGCATCTGTTTTTGTTATTGAAGTAGGGATGCAAATTAAAAGAGATGAATTTTTTAAAAAACTGGTTCAACGAAATTATAAGCGTAATCAAATTGATCTTGAACTTGGTTCATTTAGTTCAAAAGGTGATGCCGTTTATATTCAACCAGCTCACAGTGATCAATATTTAATTCGCATTGATTTTTTTGGCGATGAAATTGACTCAATTACTACTTGTCATCCATTAACTAAGGAGATAATTGAGCACCATAAACAATATACAATTTTCCCAGGAGATGCTTATACAGTTGATCGTAGTGTTATCAATGAGGCATGTGAAAAAATTTTAGAAGAACTCGAAGAGAGAATTAAATATTTTGAATCAAATAATCAATTAATTGAAGCACAAAGAATCAAAGAGCGAGTTGAAAAGGATGTTGATAGTTTAAGAGAATTTGGTATTTGCCCAGGAATTGAAAACTATGCTCGCTTTATGGATAGACGTAAAGAGGGTGAGCGACCTTATACTTTGTTGGACTATTTTAGTGGCAAAAATCCACTTTTGATTATTGATGAAAGCCATATGATGATTCCACAATTAAATGGTATGTATGCAGGGGATTATTCACGAAAAAAGAACCTTGTTGACTATGGTTTTAGACTTCCTAGTGCACTAGATAATCGACCCCTAAAATTTAGTGAGTTTGAAAGTCAATTTAACTTTCAAACAATCTATATTTCAGCTACACCAGACGATTATGAATTAAACAAAACCTATGGATTGTTAACTAAATTATATGTACGTCCAACGGGGTTGCTTGATCCTAAAATTGAAGTAAGAAGCAGCAAAAATCAAGTTGAAGATATTTTTGATGAACTGCAAAAACAAAAAGAGAAAAATGAGCGTACATTAATTTTAACAACGACAAAAAGACTTTCAGAAGAATTAAGCAGACACTATTTGGAAAGAGGACAAAAAATAGCTTATATTCACTCAGAACATAACACTTTTGAACGTAATGAAATTTTAAGAAAACTGCGAAAAGGCGTTTATGATTGTGTTATTGGAATCAACTTATTACGTGAAGGTGTTGACTTACCTGAAGTAAGTTTAATTATAGTGCTGGATGCTGATAAAGAAGGCTTTATGCGTTCAACAAAAAGTCTTATTCAGATTAGTGGTCGTGCAGCACGTAACGCTAACGGGCGAGTTATTTTTTACGGTGATAAAGTAACTAAAAGTATGCAAGAGTGTATTGAAGATAATGAGATTAAGCGTGCTATGCAAATAGCATATAATAAGGAGCACAATATTGTTCCTAAAACAATTAGTAAACCAATTCCAGAGCCACTAGTTGGCGAGGGTATTAGTGGTGAAATTGAATTCTTTTTTAAAAATGAGAAAAGAAATCAGTCAAAAAGTAGCAAACAAGCCAAGGAAGAATTGATCAAAAAACTACGAGAACAAATGAATCAAGCAGCAAAAGAACTTGATTATGAGAGAGCTATTGAACTTCGTGATATTATTCTTGAATTACAAGCAGGCAGCAATAAAGTTAGCAATGAATAA